In Armatimonadota bacterium, a single genomic region encodes these proteins:
- the nadB gene encoding L-aspartate oxidase, giving the protein MWTASDRDRYCTEGGQAVTLPLEKFDFIVIGSGLAGLSFAASVAAQGRVAVLTKAEISDSNTQWAQGGIAAAVGEADKWEFHERDTMVAGGGINDPAAVRYLVQHAAESIDWLLSLGANFDRADGELSLGMEGGHSQHRIVKHADRTGWEVERTVVQAVRSNPAITVFEKSFVTQLLVEGGRCIGAVAEVDLLGTRAFGAKAVLLATGGCGRMYQHTTNPRVATGDGIGLAHDAGAVISEMEFMQFHPTTLYHNQLRSFLITEAVRGAGGTLRNHNGRRFMYDYDERLELSPRDVVARAIEAEMKKLETWCVYLDTTHLSPTLLRHEFPTIWEKLESIDIQMDRDWIPVVPAQHYSCGGVRTGIEGRTSIPGLFAAGEVARTGVHGANRLASNSLLEAMVFARSASVAALGEEPELPDQTEIRKTKCVPEADAVRLRRLLQHQMTKGAGIVKTNVGLVETLDLISKLEREYERLPEAPFSPYSLETRNLMLAARYVVQGAIDRHTNVGLHYNSDLITA; this is encoded by the coding sequence ATGTGGACTGCCTCAGATCGAGACAGATATTGCACTGAAGGCGGTCAAGCAGTGACGCTTCCGCTGGAGAAATTCGATTTCATCGTCATCGGTAGCGGTCTCGCGGGACTTAGTTTCGCAGCCTCGGTCGCCGCACAAGGTCGTGTTGCCGTTCTGACGAAAGCGGAAATCTCGGACTCCAACACGCAGTGGGCGCAGGGCGGAATCGCCGCCGCAGTCGGCGAAGCTGATAAGTGGGAGTTTCATGAGCGCGACACGATGGTTGCAGGCGGCGGAATAAACGATCCAGCTGCAGTCCGCTACCTTGTGCAACACGCGGCAGAATCGATTGATTGGCTGCTCTCTTTAGGAGCAAACTTCGACCGAGCTGACGGTGAACTCTCGCTCGGGATGGAAGGTGGGCATAGCCAGCACCGAATCGTCAAGCACGCCGATAGAACAGGCTGGGAAGTCGAACGGACGGTGGTGCAAGCCGTGCGATCAAATCCAGCGATCACCGTGTTTGAAAAATCGTTTGTGACGCAGCTACTCGTGGAAGGTGGTCGTTGTATCGGAGCAGTCGCCGAAGTCGATCTTTTGGGGACACGAGCTTTTGGAGCTAAAGCAGTATTGCTCGCTACAGGTGGATGTGGCCGAATGTACCAACACACCACGAACCCTCGGGTAGCAACCGGGGACGGAATTGGCTTAGCTCACGACGCCGGTGCCGTCATTTCGGAAATGGAATTCATGCAATTCCACCCAACCACGCTGTATCATAACCAGCTTCGGAGCTTCTTGATCACCGAGGCGGTTCGGGGAGCGGGCGGAACTCTTAGGAACCATAACGGACGTCGCTTCATGTACGACTACGACGAGCGGCTCGAACTCTCTCCACGCGATGTTGTAGCGCGCGCAATCGAGGCGGAGATGAAAAAGCTAGAGACTTGGTGCGTCTACCTCGATACTACTCATCTTTCGCCGACGCTACTGAGGCACGAGTTCCCGACAATATGGGAGAAGCTTGAGTCGATCGACATCCAGATGGATCGAGATTGGATTCCGGTAGTTCCGGCTCAGCACTATTCGTGTGGTGGAGTTCGAACCGGTATCGAGGGCCGGACATCGATTCCTGGACTTTTCGCGGCGGGTGAAGTTGCCCGGACAGGGGTACACGGGGCAAATCGGCTTGCTAGCAACTCACTCCTGGAGGCGATGGTCTTTGCCCGTTCCGCTTCTGTCGCGGCCCTGGGAGAAGAGCCGGAGCTGCCCGATCAGACAGAAATCCGGAAAACTAAGTGCGTGCCGGAAGCAGACGCCGTTCGGCTCCGCCGGTTGCTCCAACATCAGATGACCAAAGGAGCGGGAATCGTCAAAACTAATGTGGGTCTTGTCGAAACTCTCGACTTGATTTCAAAGCTTGAGCGCGAGTACGAGCGGCTCCCCGAAGCTCCTTTTTCTCCTTACTCGCTCGAGACGAGGAACTTGATGCTTGCCGCTCGATACGTTGTGCAGGGGGCGATCGATCGCCATACAAACGTGGGTTTGCACTATAATTCAGATTTGATTACTGCCTGA